A stretch of DNA from Triticum dicoccoides isolate Atlit2015 ecotype Zavitan chromosome 2A, WEW_v2.0, whole genome shotgun sequence:
tcaactttaatttgctcagaaggtgtataagttttaatattgattttacgaaccacagttgaaggtttagcatgatcctttatcctaataggaaaaggtggtttctcaacataaggagtaggaacaataggatcattataagtgacagtcttttcttcaactttaataggtgcagctacttttacttctatgggaggatgatatttaaaccatttctccttggggagatcaacatgagtagcaaaagattcatagaaagaagctactatctcagagtcaagtccatatttagtgctaaatttacggaaaacatcggtatccataaaagatttaacacaatcaaacctaggtgtcatacccgactccttacctttgtcgaggtcccaatcttcaaagttgcgtttaattctttccaataaatcccatttgatttcaatagtcttcatcataaaagagccagcacaagaagtatcaagcatggtgcgattgctatcagaaagccgagaataaattttttgaataatcatttctcttgagagctcatgattggggcatgaatatgacattgatttaagcctcccccaagcttgagcgatgctttctccttcgcgaggccaaaaattatatatataattgcgatcacgatgaacaagatacataggataaaacttctgatgaaattccaatttcaatcgtttgtagttccaagatcccatatcatcacatagcctataccatgtcgatgcatctcccttcaaagataaagggaagaccttcttcttaacaacatctccgggtatacctacaagcttaaataatccacaaacttcatccacatatattagatgctcatcaggatgcattgttccgtctcctgcaaaaggattatctagcagtttgtctatcatacccgaaggaatttcaaagcagacattttcattttcattttcagtaggttcagtaggttgaggagcaactctttgctctactggtcggggtgaagataccccgaacaagcccctcagaggattactttccatagtaacaagtgacagtaaatttcaacacactatataattttttccttaccaaattccacctaccaaaggcgcttcactccccggcaacggcgccagaaaagagtcttgatgacccacaagtataggggatctatcatagtcctttcgataagtaagagtgtcaaacccaacgaggagcagaaggaaatgataagccgtTTCCAgcatggtattctctgcaagtactgaaataagtggtaagagatagttttgtgataggataatttgtaacgagcaacaagtaacaaaagtaaataaagtgcagtaaggtggcccaatactttttgtagcaaaggaaaagcatggacaaactcttatatagatacaagcgctccctaggacacatgggaatatcgtcaagctagttttcatcacgctcatatgattcgcgtttggtactttgataatttggtatgtgggtggaccggtgcttgggtactgcccttacttggacaagcatcccacttatgattaacctttattgcaagcatccgcaactacaacaaaagtattaaggtaaacctaaccatagcatgaaacatatggatccaaatcagccccttacgaagcaacacataaactagggtttaaacttctgtcactctagcaacccatcatctacttattacttcccaatgccttcctctaggcccaaataatggtgaagtgttatgtagtcgacgttcacataacaccactagaggagagacaacatacatctcatcaaaatatcgaacgaataccaaattcacatgactactaatagcaagacttctcccatgtcttcagGAAGAAACGTAaccactcacaaagcataaacatgttcataaacagaggggtattaatatgcatataggatctgaacatatgatcttccaccaaataaaccaagtagcatcaactacaaggagtaattaacactactatcaacctactagtaccaacctcggacttggagacaagaattggatacaagagatgaactagagttttgagaggagatggtgctgatgaagatgttgatggagattgccctctcccggcgagaggagcattggtgatgacgatggcgatgatttccccctcccggagggaagtttccccggcagaacagctcagccggagccctagattggttccgccaaggttccacctcgtggcggtggagtttcgtccgagaagatgggcagggtgtggaccccctggtgaacttcttccactaagtatttcttatatattctgaaaatgtgttccgtgaagtttcaggacttttggagctgtgcagaataggtctctaatatttgctccttttccagcacagaatcccagctgccgggatTCTCCCTCTttacgtaaaccttgtaaaataagagagaataggcataagtattgtgacataatgtgttataatagcccataatgcaataaatatcgatataaaggcatgaagcaaaatggacgtatcacggctTGTAGACGGGAAGGCACGTGTATGGGCAGTTGTCGTACAGGCCCCGACGCGGGTACAGCCCCGTCACGCGGGCGGCGGCTTTTTTGTGATGAGACGATCCTACCCTTTTTAATGAAGGGGTACGGAGCAATCTCAGCCGTTGTTGTATTTAAGGGGTTGTACCGAAGAAGAAGtgttttatttactttattttttgAGATTATGTTTCAGTCTTGGAACAGAGGAAAAGGAAAGAGGTCTTGTCTGGCTGGTTGGAGAAGCTATGGCAGGAAAGCAGGGAAGGAAGCCATGATAAGCAAGGTTTGTCGATGGCTGGCGTCACCTCCCTCTCACGTATTCTCTTTGTGTGTTGTTCCACTCCAAATTGTTATATCATCTCCTATGTTTTTATGTATCAGTACCTATATATGCCCATAAACCAGCTAATTTCCAAGCACAACACATGAGCTTTTCACTCTTGTTGCTGCGCTCACGGCAGAAGGCGACCacttcatccttgcatacctcggcGGCCTTGTATTTCGCCACGAGGAATGCGCACGGCATCTCGCCCCAATGCCGGTGAGGCATCCCGACCACCATCGTGTCCGCCACACCCGGATGGTGGAGCAGCACATGCTCGAGGTCCTTGCTGCATATGTTCTCACCGCCGTTTATGATCACGTCCTTTGACCTGTCCTTTATCTTGATGTACCCATCCGGGTGCACGACACCAACGTCACCGGTCATGAACCACCCGCCCTTGAAGGCCTT
This window harbors:
- the LOC119358464 gene encoding benzoate--CoA ligase, peroxisomal-like, with product MKGYLNNPEANAKAFKGGWFMTGDVGVVHPDGYIKIKDRSKDVIINGGENICSKDLEHVLLHHPGVADTMVVGMPHRHWGEMPCAFLVAKYKAAEVCKDEVVAFCRERSNKSEKLMCCAWKLAGLWAYIGTDT